A window of the Acidimicrobiales bacterium genome harbors these coding sequences:
- the cysS gene encoding cysteine--tRNA ligase has product MIRLYDTARRSVVPLELRDPGKVSIYVCGPTVYAPPHLGHGRMALSYDILRRYLVFRGYDVEFVSNITDIEDKIIQRAAEEGRPWQEVTAEFERVWFDAMERINVLRPDHTPHATEYVDQMVQLIAALIERERAYVTSDGIYLAVQQVEGYGLLAHQSIDELVEGAGDRALVGTEKQHPADFALWKFTKEGEPSWPSPWGDGRPGWHTECVVMSLDLLGEGFDLHTGGLDLAFPHHENERAQAIAVDRPFAKHWMHNGFVELEGEKMSKSLGNVTNLLDLTEQYDQRAYRLLVLQSHYRSPIEITDTTLNNAEAALGRLDAFGRRTAALGGDPDPAAVERFTSVMDDDLDTPGAVDQMFRLVRETNSALDAGNDDAAATAAAGALLIADTLGLVINTGGADVPPEVQALAEERQAARAAKDFARSDAIRDQLAGDGWIIEDSPDGPIVRPA; this is encoded by the coding sequence ATGATCAGGCTCTACGACACCGCACGACGCTCGGTGGTTCCCCTCGAACTCCGCGATCCCGGCAAGGTCTCGATCTACGTCTGCGGTCCCACGGTCTACGCTCCGCCGCATCTCGGGCACGGCCGCATGGCGCTGTCCTACGACATCCTCCGTCGCTACCTGGTCTTCCGTGGCTACGACGTCGAGTTCGTCTCGAACATCACCGACATCGAGGACAAGATCATCCAGCGAGCGGCCGAGGAGGGTCGCCCGTGGCAGGAGGTCACGGCCGAGTTCGAGCGGGTCTGGTTCGACGCGATGGAGCGCATCAACGTCCTCCGCCCCGATCACACCCCACACGCCACCGAGTACGTCGACCAGATGGTGCAGCTCATCGCCGCGTTGATCGAACGGGAGCGAGCCTACGTCACCTCCGACGGCATCTACCTCGCCGTCCAACAGGTCGAGGGCTACGGGCTGCTCGCTCACCAGAGCATCGACGAACTGGTCGAGGGCGCAGGTGATCGAGCCTTGGTGGGCACCGAAAAGCAGCACCCGGCCGACTTCGCGCTCTGGAAGTTCACCAAGGAAGGTGAGCCGTCGTGGCCCTCACCGTGGGGTGACGGCCGCCCGGGATGGCACACCGAATGTGTCGTGATGAGCCTCGACCTCCTCGGCGAGGGGTTCGATCTGCACACCGGCGGACTCGATCTTGCGTTCCCGCACCACGAGAACGAGCGGGCGCAGGCCATCGCCGTCGACCGTCCGTTCGCCAAGCATTGGATGCACAACGGGTTCGTCGAACTCGAAGGCGAGAAGATGTCCAAGTCGCTCGGGAACGTGACCAACCTGCTCGACCTGACCGAGCAGTACGACCAGCGGGCCTACCGCCTGCTGGTCCTGCAGTCGCATTATCGGTCACCGATCGAGATCACCGACACCACGCTCAACAACGCCGAGGCGGCGCTGGGTCGGCTCGACGCCTTCGGTCGTCGGACCGCTGCGCTTGGCGGCGACCCGGATCCGGCCGCAGTCGAGCGATTCACGTCGGTGATGGACGACGATCTCGACACCCCGGGTGCGGTCGACCAAATGTTCCGTCTCGTCCGCGAGACGAACTCGGCACTCGACGCCGGCAACGACGACGCGGCGGCCACGGCTGCCGCCGGTGCGCTGCTCATCGCCGACACGCTCGGTCTCGTCATCAACACCGGTGGTGCCGACGTGCCACCCGAGGTGCAGGCCCTTGCCGAGGAGCGCCAGGCCGCTCGAGCGGCGAAGGACTTCGCCC